In Aegilops tauschii subsp. strangulata cultivar AL8/78 chromosome 3, Aet v6.0, whole genome shotgun sequence, one genomic interval encodes:
- the LOC109739534 gene encoding uncharacterized protein, whose protein sequence is MLQEKPVQYVSLGDDGPLVSPLPRSIFQVAASSHLPPPPPIPAATPLHIPAPAPAPDHVLCCLPSPPATCTETVQDRPVQFIKAWTGEKRRRRYLSPSSSDAPATAQQHQAPISNATDMEDTILVQEGSDEPTGPGVILSKEDQARYAKLLRPNIPPPIDPYSNVAWEDYDQVEERLARVRIACYKIVKPEAAHELKGPEEYTEDELRNESYFRHLEDDESFEWFFHRDDSQKPELNDYQRIVLRNFLPDSCERQYRYHNDYRSRYHTYEIDSVYVKYYGEISKKIKWIADICIWIAVPRRGETWIL, encoded by the exons ATGCTACAAGAGAAGCCCGTCCAGTACGTTTCACTGGGCGATGACGGGCCTCTGGTCTCGCCGCTGCCCAGATCGATCTTTCaggtcgccgcttcctcccacctcccgccgccgcctcccatcCCCGCCGCCACGCCACTGCACATCCCCGCTCCCGCTCCCGCCCCCGACCACGTCCTCTGCTGCCTACCGTCGCCTCCGGCCACGTGCACCGAGACAGTACAAGATAGGCCCGTCCAGTTCATTAAGGCGTGGACAGGGGAGAAGAGGCGCCGCAGGTACCTATCCCCATCATCTTCAGATGCTCCTGCCACTGCCCAGCAACATCAAGCCCCGATTTCTAATGCGACGGACATGGAGGACACCATCTTGGTCCAAGAAGGAAGCGATGAGCCCACCGGGCCGGGCGTCATTCTCAGCAAGGAAGACCAGGCCAGATATGCTAAACTTTTGCGTCCCAACATTCCTCCTCCCATTGACCCGTACTCCAATGTGGCATGGGAGGACTACGACCAGGTAGAAGAGCGCCTTGCACGCGTTCGCATCGCCTGTTACAAG ATTGTGAAGCCAGAGGCCGCACATGAACTCAAGGGACCAGAAGAGTACACTGAGGATGAACTTCGTAACGAGTCCTACTTTCGGCATTTGGAGGATGATGAAAGTTTCGAGTGGTTCTTCCATCGCGACGATAGCCAGAAACCTGAATTGAATGACTACCAACGCATTGTCCTTCGTAATTTC CTGCCTGATAGTTGTGAACGCCAGTACCGCTATCACAACGATTACCGCTCACGTTATCATACATATGAAATTGACTCCGTTTATGTCAAGTACTATGGAGAAATATCAAAGAAAATAAAG TGGATTGCAGATATTTGCATCTGGATCGCAGTACCGAGGCG TGGAGAAACATGGATACTATAG